The Cydia amplana chromosome 9, ilCydAmpl1.1, whole genome shotgun sequence genome includes a region encoding these proteins:
- the LOC134650916 gene encoding zinc finger protein 510-like isoform X3: MNMKICRTCLKSPADTHISELEKCLNGDNKNYLDVVLFCLDIKVLALKNDAYLKSLDSGVQLGDQKLTVYVDEHGIKHENYVESDNFGPNMIEDSNTEIKVEVNVKVEDRLDVKIDSNNEDTHNFESDEEPLSVVQKVKYEDIREWTKVKAPKRKKRVRPKASLKKSKEKHEAQICEECGKSFRNLKEHLLQHQPDTKRRKVQCQACPKLFLNKGDRHRHYKVVHLGLKKKCGICNKEVTRMSVHMARHNPSTLRFPCVECERRFVSQTELDAHVISHTNNYEYAHECPVCHKKFSRKPFVARHIRQVHEKERKHQCELCPKAFFTNSALQEHLGTHSKMRLYKCNECGLALKTKDTLRSHLLIHRSYKEYPCQLCSKRFQKINNLRVHMVTHTKEKRFECRYCGVRFGRSHHRSRHEFTAHQKQLKAK; the protein is encoded by the exons ATGAATATGAAAATATGCAGAACTTGTCTGAAAAGCCCAGCTGACACACACATCTCAGAGCTGGAAAAGTGCTTAAATGGGGACAACAAAAACTATCTCGACGTAGTGCTGTTTTGCTTGGATATCAAG gTATTAGCTTTAAAAAATGATGCATATTTAAAATCTTTGGATTCGGGAGTACAGCTAGGAGACCAAAAACTGACTGTGTACGTGGACGAACACGGAATAAAGCATGAGAATTACGTGGAATCTGATAACTTCGGGCCCAATATGATTGAAGATTCCAACACAGAAATTAAGGTAGAAGTAAATGTTAAGGTTGAAGACAGATTAGATGTGAAAATAGATTCTAATAATGAAGATACACATAATTTTGAGTCGGATGAAGAGCCACTAAGTGTAGTGCAAAAAGTGAAGTATGAAGATATTAGGGAATGGACCAAAGTTAAGG caccaaaaagaaaaaaacgtgtCCGTCCAAAAGCATCCTTGAAGAAATCAAAAGAGAAACATGAAGCGCAGATATGTGAGGAGTGTGGCAAGTCTTTCCGTAACCTGAAGGAGCACCTACTCCAGCACCAGCCGGACACCAAGCGCCGGAAGGTGCAGTGCCAAGCTTGTCCAAAGCTCTTCTTGAATAAGGGAGATAGGCATAGGCATTACAAGGTAGTGCATTTGGGCTTAAAGAAAAAATGCGGCATTTGCAATAAAG AGGTGACCCGCATGTCAGTGCACATGGCGCGGCACAACCCGTCGACGCTCCGGTTCCCGTGCGTCGAGTGCGAGCGCCGCTTCGTGTcgcagaccgagctggacgcccacGTGATTTCGCACACCAACAACTACGAGTATGCGCACGAGTGTCCCGTGTGCCACAAGAAGTTCAGCAGGAAGCCTTTTGTCGCTAGACATAT ACGGCAGGTCCatgaaaaagaaagaaaacatCAATGTGAATTATGTCCTAAGGCTTTCTTCACCAACAGCGCACTTCAAGAACATTTGGG GACGCACTCTAAGATGCGGCTGTACAAATGCAACGAGTGTGGCCTGGCCCTCAAGACGAAGGATACGCTGCGGAGTCACCTCTTGATCCATCGCAGTTACAAGGAGTATCCGTGTCAACTGTGCAGCAAGCGCTTccaaaaaataaa CAACTTGAGGGTCCACATGGTGACCCACACGAAGGAGAAACGTTTCGAGTGCCGCTACTGCGGCGTGCGCTTCGGCCGCTCGCACCACCGCAGCCGCCACGAGTTCACCGCGCACCAGAAACAGCTAAAAgccaaataa
- the LOC134650916 gene encoding zinc finger protein 883-like isoform X1: MVNMCRTCLETTADKHISDLEKGLRWSNKNRFEIMAFCLDIEVTEDSKITKNLCSKCYRKIIQFFKFKTLSLKNDSYLKSLDPVVQLNDQKLSVYVDENGIKHENFLDPEEFGPSLVEDCNEGLKIEIDVKKDNSVEDLEVDVKNEDTLEGDEPDNEWNDGPLSPLCVVQKEESDNIKNTKGKVRKKRTRPRRVKSQKKDKPNQELQVCEECGKSVRNIKEHSLLHLPKEERRRVQCKACPKTFATFSGRYNHYKYAHLGLKPTCDICNKVVRCLNVHKMQVHNPSALPYGCVSCERRFVSQSALDEHMVAHTKDPKFECDICQKKFRLKHLVLKHIRKVHENERNYQCDVCAKTFFDKGLLQRHAKTHSKMRLYKCNECGLALKTKDTLRSHLLIHRSYKEYPCQLCSKRFQKINNLRVHMVTHTKEKRFECRYCGVRFGRSHHRSRHEFTAHQKQLKAK, encoded by the exons ATGGTGAACATGTGTAGAACTTGCCTCGAAACTACAGCTGATAAGCATATTTCGGATCTAGAAAAGGGCTTAAGATGGagcaataaaaatcgctttGAGATAATGGCGTTTTGCTTAGATATCGAG GTTACTGAAGACTCTAAAATAACAAAGAATTTATGCAGCAAGTGTTACAGAAAAAtcatacaattttttaaatttaaaactttgtctTTGAAAAATGATTCGTATTTGAAGTCTCTGGATCCAGTTGTACAGTTAAATGATCAGAAACTATCTGTATATGTGGATGAAAACGGTATTAAACACGAAAACTTCTTAGATCCCGAAGAATTTGGTCCAAGTTTAGTAGAAGACTGTAATGAGGGTCTTAAAATAGAAATAGATGTTAAAAAAGATAACTCAGTGGAAGATCTAGAAGTGGATGTTAAAAATGAAGACACTTTAGAAGGTGATGAGCCAGATAATGAGTGGAATGATGGGCCTTTATCACCTTTATGTGTTGTTCAAAAAGAAGAATCTGATAATATTAAGAATACTAAAGGAAAAG TACGAAAAAAACGTACCCGCCCAAGAAGagtaaaatcacaaaaaaagGATAAACCCAATCAAGAGCTGCAAGTGTGTGAGGAGTGTGGCAAGTCTGTGCGTAACATCAAAGAGCACTCACTCCTGCATCTGCCGAAGGAAGAGCGCCGGAGGGTGCAGTGCAAGGCGTGTCCCAAAACCTTCGCCACCTTTAGCGGCCGATACAACCACTACAAGTATGCACATTTAGGGCTAAAGCCCACATGTGATATTTGTAATAAAG TGGTGAGATGCCTGAACGTGCACAAGATGCAGGTGCACAACCCGAGCGCGCTGCCGTACGGCTGCGTGTCGTGCGAGCGCCGCTTCGTGAGCCAGTCCGCGCTCGACGAGCACATGGTCGCGCACACTAAGGACCCCAAGTTTGAGTGCGATATATGCCAGAAGAAGTTCCGCTTGAAGCACCTTGTTTTAAAACATAT ACGGAAGGTCCATGAAAATGAAAGGAATTATCAATGTGATGTGTGTGCTAAGACATTTTTCGACAAAGGATTACTTCAGAGACATGCAAA GACGCACTCTAAGATGCGGCTGTACAAATGCAACGAGTGTGGCCTGGCCCTCAAGACGAAGGATACGCTGCGGAGTCACCTCTTGATCCATCGCAGTTACAAGGAGTATCCGTGTCAACTGTGCAGCAAGCGCTTccaaaaaataaa CAACTTGAGGGTCCACATGGTGACCCACACGAAGGAGAAACGTTTCGAGTGCCGCTACTGCGGCGTGCGCTTCGGCCGCTCGCACCACCGCAGCCGCCACGAGTTCACCGCGCACCAGAAACAGCTAAAAgccaaataa
- the LOC134650916 gene encoding zinc finger protein 510-like isoform X2, translating into MNMKICRTCLKSPADTHISELEKCLNGDNKNYLDVVLFCLDIKVTEDSKITTNLCSNCYRKITSFYKFKVLALKNDAYLKSLDSGVQLGDQKLTVYVDEHGIKHENYVESDNFGPNMIEDSNTEIKVEVNVKVEDRLDVKIDSNNEDTHNFESDEEPLSVVQKVKYEDIREWTKVKAPKRKKRVRPKASLKKSKEKHEAQICEECGKSFRNLKEHLLQHQPDTKRRKVQCQACPKLFLNKGDRHRHYKVVHLGLKKKCGICNKEVTRMSVHMARHNPSTLRFPCVECERRFVSQTELDAHVISHTNNYEYAHECPVCHKKFSRKPFVARHIRQVHEKERKHQCELCPKAFFTNSALQEHLGTHSKMRLYKCNECGLALKTKDTLRSHLLIHRSYKEYPCQLCSKRFQKINNLRVHMVTHTKEKRFECRYCGVRFGRSHHRSRHEFTAHQKQLKAK; encoded by the exons ATGAATATGAAAATATGCAGAACTTGTCTGAAAAGCCCAGCTGACACACACATCTCAGAGCTGGAAAAGTGCTTAAATGGGGACAACAAAAACTATCTCGACGTAGTGCTGTTTTGCTTGGATATCAAG GTTACAGAAGACTCTAAAATAACAACGAATCTATGTAGCAACTGTTACAGAAAAATCacatcgttttataaatttaaggTATTAGCTTTAAAAAATGATGCATATTTAAAATCTTTGGATTCGGGAGTACAGCTAGGAGACCAAAAACTGACTGTGTACGTGGACGAACACGGAATAAAGCATGAGAATTACGTGGAATCTGATAACTTCGGGCCCAATATGATTGAAGATTCCAACACAGAAATTAAGGTAGAAGTAAATGTTAAGGTTGAAGACAGATTAGATGTGAAAATAGATTCTAATAATGAAGATACACATAATTTTGAGTCGGATGAAGAGCCACTAAGTGTAGTGCAAAAAGTGAAGTATGAAGATATTAGGGAATGGACCAAAGTTAAGG caccaaaaagaaaaaaacgtgtCCGTCCAAAAGCATCCTTGAAGAAATCAAAAGAGAAACATGAAGCGCAGATATGTGAGGAGTGTGGCAAGTCTTTCCGTAACCTGAAGGAGCACCTACTCCAGCACCAGCCGGACACCAAGCGCCGGAAGGTGCAGTGCCAAGCTTGTCCAAAGCTCTTCTTGAATAAGGGAGATAGGCATAGGCATTACAAGGTAGTGCATTTGGGCTTAAAGAAAAAATGCGGCATTTGCAATAAAG AGGTGACCCGCATGTCAGTGCACATGGCGCGGCACAACCCGTCGACGCTCCGGTTCCCGTGCGTCGAGTGCGAGCGCCGCTTCGTGTcgcagaccgagctggacgcccacGTGATTTCGCACACCAACAACTACGAGTATGCGCACGAGTGTCCCGTGTGCCACAAGAAGTTCAGCAGGAAGCCTTTTGTCGCTAGACATAT ACGGCAGGTCCatgaaaaagaaagaaaacatCAATGTGAATTATGTCCTAAGGCTTTCTTCACCAACAGCGCACTTCAAGAACATTTGGG GACGCACTCTAAGATGCGGCTGTACAAATGCAACGAGTGTGGCCTGGCCCTCAAGACGAAGGATACGCTGCGGAGTCACCTCTTGATCCATCGCAGTTACAAGGAGTATCCGTGTCAACTGTGCAGCAAGCGCTTccaaaaaataaa CAACTTGAGGGTCCACATGGTGACCCACACGAAGGAGAAACGTTTCGAGTGCCGCTACTGCGGCGTGCGCTTCGGCCGCTCGCACCACCGCAGCCGCCACGAGTTCACCGCGCACCAGAAACAGCTAAAAgccaaataa